In Actinomadura luzonensis, a single window of DNA contains:
- a CDS encoding DUF6807 family protein — MTKVVLAGANGHGRHHLGNLRRLAERGVVELAGICDVRPVEVDFCVPLQSPDLAALVDKTGAEITIICTPIHTHADLAVAALRAGSHVLLEKPPAPSPEEHRRIAAAVAATGLACQVGFQSLGSAAVPALRELIASGALGAVRGIGGAGAWERPAAYFTRSAWAGRRRLNGVDVVDGALTNPFAHAAATALALTGSGVTSIETELYHANPIESDDTSCLRVRLDDGTTITIAVSLCAAERHEPYLVVHGDQGRATLVYTEDRLRVEHADGSVTTTVYERTDLLENLIDHVRTGAELLVPLERTESFTRVLDAVRLAPEPQPIPERYQVAERDAAGEVVRRVLPGVAELTARSADELALYSELGAPWSRVSLRVGGTEVAAYETRPGLPATDSPRPYLHAVRTLGGAEVTEVRPEDHVHHLGVSVAISDLGGVNFWGGRTYVKDQGPTWLDDHGTQRHRAFTRLADDGFTEELEWTGPDGRPVAREERVVTARPLGEAWALDFAFTLTNLTGAPVEVNSSATKGRAGAGYGGFFWRAPGTSADRVTLPGGEEDVHGSRERWVALSGTGPGGRDWTLVFVQDDGDAWFVRNAEYPGVGQALAWDRPLLVEDTLTRRVVTVVADGRLSREEAASLAAQV; from the coding sequence ATGACGAAGGTCGTCCTCGCCGGCGCCAACGGGCACGGCCGGCATCACCTGGGCAACCTGCGCAGGCTGGCCGAGCGGGGCGTGGTCGAGCTGGCCGGGATCTGCGACGTGCGGCCGGTGGAGGTGGACTTCTGCGTGCCGCTGCAGTCGCCGGACCTGGCGGCGCTGGTGGACAAGACCGGCGCGGAGATCACGATCATCTGCACGCCGATCCACACCCACGCCGACCTCGCGGTGGCCGCGCTGCGCGCGGGCTCCCACGTGCTGCTGGAGAAGCCGCCCGCGCCCAGCCCCGAGGAGCACCGGCGGATCGCCGCCGCGGTGGCCGCGACGGGGCTGGCCTGCCAGGTCGGCTTCCAGTCGCTCGGCTCGGCGGCCGTGCCCGCGCTGCGCGAGCTGATCGCGAGCGGCGCGCTCGGCGCGGTGCGCGGCATCGGCGGCGCGGGCGCCTGGGAGCGGCCGGCCGCGTACTTCACCCGCTCGGCCTGGGCCGGGCGGCGCCGCCTGAACGGCGTGGACGTGGTGGACGGCGCGCTGACCAACCCGTTCGCGCACGCCGCGGCGACCGCGCTGGCGCTCACCGGCAGCGGCGTCACGAGCATCGAGACCGAGCTGTACCACGCCAACCCGATCGAGTCCGACGACACCTCCTGCCTGCGGGTCCGGCTAGACGACGGCACGACGATCACGATCGCGGTGTCGTTGTGCGCGGCCGAGCGGCACGAGCCGTACCTGGTGGTGCACGGCGACCAGGGCCGCGCCACGCTCGTCTACACCGAGGACCGGCTGCGCGTCGAGCACGCCGACGGCTCGGTCACCACGACCGTGTACGAGCGCACCGACCTGCTGGAGAACCTCATCGACCACGTCCGCACGGGCGCGGAGCTGCTGGTGCCGCTGGAGCGCACCGAGTCCTTCACCCGCGTGCTGGACGCCGTCCGGCTCGCCCCGGAGCCGCAGCCCATCCCCGAGCGGTACCAGGTGGCCGAGCGGGACGCGGCGGGCGAGGTCGTGCGGCGGGTGCTGCCGGGCGTCGCCGAGCTGACCGCCCGCAGCGCGGACGAGCTGGCGCTCTACTCGGAGCTGGGCGCGCCCTGGTCGCGGGTGAGCCTGCGGGTCGGCGGGACCGAGGTGGCCGCGTACGAGACCCGGCCCGGCCTGCCGGCCACCGACTCCCCCCGCCCCTACCTGCACGCGGTGCGCACGCTGGGCGGCGCCGAGGTGACCGAGGTGCGGCCCGAGGACCACGTGCACCACCTCGGCGTGAGCGTGGCGATCTCCGACCTCGGCGGGGTGAACTTCTGGGGCGGGCGCACGTACGTCAAGGACCAGGGGCCGACCTGGCTGGACGACCACGGCACGCAGCGGCACCGGGCCTTCACCCGCCTCGCCGACGACGGCTTCACCGAGGAGCTGGAGTGGACGGGCCCGGACGGGCGGCCGGTGGCCCGCGAGGAGCGCGTCGTGACGGCCCGGCCGCTGGGAGAGGCGTGGGCGCTGGACTTCGCGTTCACGCTGACGAACCTCACCGGCGCGCCCGTCGAGGTCAACAGCTCGGCCACCAAGGGCCGCGCGGGCGCCGGCTACGGCGGCTTCTTCTGGCGCGCCCCCGGCACGTCGGCGGACCGGGTGACGCTGCCCGGCGGCGAGGAGGATGTGCACGGCAGCCGCGAGCGGTGGGTGGCGCTGTCCGGGACCGGCCCGGGCGGGCGGGACTGGACGCTGGTGTTCGTCCAGGACGACGGGGACGCCTGGTTCGTCCGCAACGCCGAGTACCCGGGGGTCGGGCAGGCGCTCGCCTGGGACCGGCCGCTGCTGGTCGAGGACACCCTGACCCGGCGGGTCGTCACCGTCGTGGCCGACGGGCGGCTGAGCCGCGAGGAGGCCGCGTCACTGGCCGCCCAGGTCTGA
- a CDS encoding NAD(P)-dependent alcohol dehydrogenase, with protein sequence MKAIRYRAYGGPDVLELQDLPTPAPGDGEVLIRVHAAAINPGDSYLMRGIPRVLRAAVGLTRPRTGALGADLAGRVEAVGRDVTSFRPGDEVFGCATGAFAEYVTVRHDGPLVTKPAALTFEEAAAVPTSAVTALIGLRDVARVGPGQRVLVNGASGGVGGFAVQLARSLGAEVTAVCRAANADLVRSLGAAHVVDHTKQDFTDAHGPRYDVILDNVGNRPLSACARVLAPRGTYIPNSGKGGRWLGPVNRILAARLRSLAGRQRFTSYVARPAAGTLTALRDLLDKGELTAVIDRTYPLADAAAAMRHYEEGHPAGKVVLTT encoded by the coding sequence GTGAAGGCCATCCGCTACCGCGCCTACGGCGGCCCCGACGTACTCGAACTCCAGGACCTCCCCACCCCCGCTCCCGGTGACGGCGAGGTGTTGATCCGCGTCCACGCGGCCGCGATCAACCCCGGCGACAGCTACCTCATGCGCGGCATCCCGCGCGTGCTCCGCGCCGCGGTGGGCCTGACCCGCCCGCGGACCGGCGCCCTCGGGGCCGACCTGGCCGGCCGGGTCGAGGCCGTGGGCCGCGACGTCACCTCGTTCCGCCCCGGCGACGAGGTGTTCGGCTGCGCCACCGGCGCCTTCGCCGAGTACGTCACCGTCCGCCACGACGGCCCGCTGGTCACGAAGCCCGCCGCGCTGACGTTCGAGGAGGCCGCCGCCGTGCCCACGTCCGCGGTCACCGCCCTGATCGGCCTCCGCGACGTGGCCCGGGTCGGCCCCGGGCAGCGCGTGCTGGTCAACGGCGCGTCCGGCGGCGTCGGCGGCTTCGCCGTCCAGCTCGCCAGGTCCCTGGGCGCCGAGGTGACCGCCGTGTGCCGCGCCGCGAACGCGGACCTGGTCCGCTCCCTCGGCGCCGCGCACGTCGTCGACCACACCAAGCAGGACTTCACCGACGCCCACGGGCCCCGCTACGACGTGATCCTGGACAACGTCGGCAACCGTCCGCTGTCCGCCTGCGCCCGCGTGCTCGCCCCGCGCGGCACCTACATCCCCAACTCCGGCAAGGGTGGCCGCTGGCTGGGCCCGGTGAACCGCATCCTGGCCGCGCGGCTCCGCTCCCTCGCCGGCCGGCAGCGCTTCACCTCCTACGTGGCCCGCCCCGCCGCCGGCACCCTCACCGCGCTCCGCGACCTGCTCGACAAGGGCGAGCTGACCGCGGTGATCGACCGCACCTACCCCCTCGCCGACGCCGCCGCGGCCATGCGCCACTACGAGGAGGGCCACCCGGCGGGCAAGGTCGTCCTCACGACGTGA
- a CDS encoding acyl-CoA dehydrogenase family protein, with translation MAIDFTLAPEHEEIRKRVRAFIQGTVVPAMEEVTEGDRDAYLRTIFRLRSQARDEGLWLPHMPKEWGGMGLGHVELAMVQSEAAKTRIGPWVLNCQAPDEGNMHTLLHWASDEQKEKYLRPLLDGTQMSCFAMTEPEVAGSDPTLIRTTAVQDGDEWVINGHKWFISNARRAGFAILIARTEQDVPEGTRGATTAFLVDLPNPGWKDVREVETMHGSTGHSEIVIEDLRLPDSAVLGGRGNGHRLGQYRLGPARLAHCMRWISQAETALDMMVDRALNRYSHGSLLAEKQGIQWLIADSAMELYQCKLMVLHAASKIDKGEDFRTEVSMAKHFVANSLNRIVDRAIQVHGALGYSTDTPLANMFQHARWARFADGADEIHQMRIAERTIAAYQATGSTNAATGGLPL, from the coding sequence ATGGCGATCGATTTCACCCTCGCCCCCGAGCACGAGGAGATCCGCAAGCGGGTCCGCGCCTTCATCCAGGGCACCGTCGTGCCCGCCATGGAGGAGGTGACGGAGGGCGACCGGGACGCCTACCTGCGGACCATCTTCCGGCTCCGCTCCCAGGCGAGGGACGAGGGCCTGTGGTTGCCGCACATGCCGAAGGAATGGGGCGGCATGGGGCTCGGGCACGTGGAGCTGGCCATGGTGCAGTCGGAGGCGGCCAAGACCCGCATCGGCCCGTGGGTGCTCAACTGCCAGGCGCCCGACGAGGGCAACATGCACACGCTGCTGCACTGGGCGAGCGACGAGCAGAAGGAGAAGTACCTGCGCCCGCTGCTCGACGGCACCCAGATGTCGTGCTTCGCCATGACCGAGCCCGAGGTGGCCGGCTCCGACCCCACCCTCATCAGGACGACCGCCGTCCAGGACGGCGACGAGTGGGTGATCAACGGCCACAAGTGGTTCATCTCCAACGCCCGCCGCGCCGGCTTCGCCATCCTCATCGCCCGCACCGAGCAGGACGTCCCCGAGGGCACCCGGGGCGCCACCACCGCCTTCCTCGTGGACCTGCCGAACCCCGGCTGGAAGGACGTCCGCGAGGTCGAGACCATGCACGGCTCCACCGGCCACAGCGAGATCGTCATCGAGGACCTGCGGCTGCCCGACAGCGCCGTCCTGGGCGGGCGCGGCAACGGCCACCGCCTCGGCCAGTACCGCTTGGGCCCGGCCCGCCTCGCGCACTGCATGCGCTGGATCTCGCAGGCCGAGACGGCGCTGGACATGATGGTCGACCGCGCCCTGAACCGCTACAGCCACGGCTCCCTGCTCGCCGAGAAGCAGGGCATCCAGTGGCTGATCGCGGACTCGGCGATGGAGCTGTACCAGTGCAAGCTCATGGTGCTGCACGCCGCGTCCAAGATCGACAAGGGCGAGGACTTCCGCACCGAGGTGTCCATGGCCAAGCACTTCGTCGCCAACAGCCTCAACCGCATCGTGGACCGCGCCATCCAGGTGCACGGCGCGCTCGGCTACTCGACCGACACGCCGCTCGCGAACATGTTCCAGCACGCCCGCTGGGCCCGCTTCGCGGACGGGGCGGACGAGATCCACCAGATGCGCATCGCCGAGCGCACCATCGCCGCCTACCAGGCCACCGGCTCCACCAACGCCGCCACCGGCGGCCTTCCTCTCTGA
- a CDS encoding ABC transporter permease, producing MIVVHRLVRLLVVLLAVTFLSYVLLNLLPGDPVTQILGLSATEEARAQVRQELGLDQPLLVRYLDWLGGLVTGDFGHSSITRLPVAAELAERLPVTLELLVAAQVIALGLAIPVGVAAARRAGRALDQALTALSFALLSTPVFVLGVLLILVFAVTWRIVPATGWTPISLDLGWNLTSVILPAITLGCGQLAVYARLLRTDLIATLQEDYITLARARGLAPRRILWRHALRPSAITLITAVGLNLGALIGGAVIIETLFGLPGVGRLIVDSIFSRDYLSVQGGVVLISVGYVAVNVAVDLVYAAVDPRIRRA from the coding sequence GTGATCGTCGTCCACCGGCTGGTCCGGCTCCTGGTGGTGCTGCTCGCGGTCACCTTCCTGTCCTACGTCCTGCTCAACCTGCTGCCGGGCGACCCGGTCACGCAGATCCTGGGCCTGTCGGCGACGGAGGAGGCCCGCGCGCAGGTACGCCAGGAGCTGGGCCTGGACCAGCCGTTGCTGGTGCGCTACCTCGACTGGCTCGGCGGGCTCGTCACCGGCGACTTCGGGCACTCCTCCATCACCCGGCTGCCGGTCGCCGCCGAGCTGGCCGAGCGGCTGCCCGTCACGCTGGAGCTGCTGGTCGCGGCGCAGGTCATCGCGCTCGGGCTGGCGATCCCGGTGGGCGTGGCCGCCGCCCGCCGCGCCGGGCGGGCGCTGGACCAGGCACTGACCGCCCTCAGCTTCGCGCTGCTGTCCACGCCCGTGTTCGTGCTCGGCGTGCTGCTCATCCTCGTCTTCGCGGTGACCTGGCGGATCGTGCCGGCCACCGGGTGGACGCCGATCTCGCTCGACCTGGGGTGGAACCTGACGTCGGTGATCCTGCCGGCGATCACGCTGGGCTGCGGGCAGCTCGCCGTGTACGCGCGGCTGCTGCGTACCGACCTGATCGCCACCCTCCAGGAGGACTACATCACGCTGGCCCGCGCCCGGGGCCTGGCGCCGCGCCGCATCCTGTGGCGGCACGCGCTGCGGCCGTCCGCGATCACGCTGATCACCGCCGTCGGCCTCAACCTGGGGGCGCTCATCGGCGGCGCGGTGATCATCGAGACCCTGTTCGGGCTGCCCGGCGTCGGGCGGCTCATCGTCGACTCCATCTTCTCGCGGGACTACCTGTCGGTGCAGGGAGGCGTCGTGCTGATCTCGGTCGGTTACGTGGCCGTCAACGTCGCGGTGGACCTCGTGTACGCCGCCGTCGACCCGAGGATCCGCCGTGCTTAG
- a CDS encoding TetR family transcriptional regulator — translation MTTPLSRSEAKDQTRRRLIRAALAILDQEGEAGLSTVKVAKAAGIAQSSFYVHFKDMQDLLRVLAEEGGAKLRGSMREARRKAREARSDLDSHRETFRLPLEAICRHPELLRIQLRARHDPSSLLRDFAVESARVYREHHAADLAALGYTADDERDRRRLEMIAEGINAATNALAIGHLEGRYPDLDECADILTALSRGALRLLRHTASGGPVPGAPASGGPVPGGPVPGGPAGASPGDRAPGSDLGGQ, via the coding sequence ATGACCACACCGCTCAGCAGGAGCGAGGCGAAGGACCAGACCCGGCGGCGCCTGATCCGGGCCGCGCTGGCGATCCTCGACCAGGAGGGCGAGGCCGGGCTGAGCACGGTCAAGGTCGCCAAGGCGGCCGGCATCGCCCAGTCCAGCTTCTACGTGCACTTCAAGGACATGCAGGACCTGCTGCGGGTGCTGGCCGAGGAGGGCGGCGCGAAGCTGCGCGGCTCGATGCGCGAGGCCCGGCGCAAGGCCCGGGAGGCCCGCAGCGACCTCGACAGCCACCGCGAGACCTTCCGCCTGCCGCTGGAGGCCATCTGCCGGCACCCGGAGCTGCTGCGCATCCAGCTCCGCGCCCGGCACGACCCGTCGTCGCTGCTGCGCGACTTCGCCGTCGAGTCGGCGCGGGTCTACCGCGAGCACCACGCCGCCGACCTGGCCGCGCTCGGCTACACCGCCGACGACGAGCGCGACCGCCGGCGGCTGGAGATGATCGCCGAGGGCATCAACGCCGCCACCAACGCCCTGGCCATCGGCCACCTGGAGGGCCGCTACCCCGACCTGGACGAGTGCGCCGACATCCTGACGGCCCTGTCGCGCGGCGCGCTGCGGCTCCTCCGGCACACCGCCTCAGGCGGCCCGGTGCCGGGCGCTCCGGCGTCGGGCGGGCCGGTGCCGGGCGGCCCGGTGCCGGGCGGGCCGGCGGGGGCGAGCCCCGGCGACCGTGCCCCCGGGTCAGACCTGGGCGGCCAGTGA
- a CDS encoding dipeptide/oligopeptide/nickel ABC transporter permease/ATP-binding protein: MLRRLGPGFWLSAGWIGLVLLAALLADVLPLARYDETLAGPPQAGPSLAHPFGTDGLGRDVLSRVTYGARVSLGVGVGAVLLGLAVGAPLGLLAGYRRKAADAVIMAVNDVAQAFPALVFALAVVAFAGANLRNVIIVLGVLGVPSWVRLVRGATLSHASREFVLAARVLGARDLRILWREVVPNVAVPASSYAFVGMAVVIVAEGSLAFLGLSVQAPTPTWGGLINEGRTLMETAPHVVLAPSVVMFLTVLSFNLVGDRLRALTDVREIGLEPVRQAVAAVPAPAAPHAVRDCLLQAEDVRTHFVTPRGLVKAVDGVSFTLERGRTLAVVGESGSGKSMLIRSILGLLPGTAVRGGSVYLSGDDLTARSPAEMRAVLGPRLGTVFQDPMTALNPVRTIGAQVSEPLRVHLRMGRRRAREEAARLLASVGIPDPARTLRRYPHQLSGGMRQRVTIAMALACGPDVLFADEPTTALDVTIQDQVLRLLHRLREERHMAVVLVSHDLSVVARWADEVIVMYAGRVVERGPAAEVFARPRMPYTEALLQAAPRLDDPPHHRLRVIPGRPPDLAAPPPGCAFAPRCPYARERCAAEAPPLVDDGRAYACWYPLTEEAQSIGR, encoded by the coding sequence GTGCTTAGGCGCCTCGGACCCGGGTTCTGGCTGTCGGCCGGCTGGATCGGGCTGGTGCTGCTGGCCGCGCTGCTGGCGGACGTGCTGCCGCTGGCTCGCTACGACGAGACGCTGGCCGGGCCGCCCCAGGCCGGCCCCTCCCTCGCGCACCCGTTCGGCACCGACGGGCTCGGCCGCGACGTGCTCAGCCGGGTCACCTACGGCGCGCGCGTCTCGCTCGGCGTCGGTGTCGGCGCGGTGCTGCTCGGGCTGGCCGTCGGCGCGCCGCTCGGGCTGCTGGCCGGCTACCGCAGGAAGGCCGCCGACGCGGTCATCATGGCGGTCAACGACGTGGCGCAGGCGTTCCCGGCGCTGGTGTTCGCCCTCGCCGTGGTGGCCTTCGCCGGCGCGAACCTGCGCAACGTGATCATCGTGCTGGGCGTGCTCGGGGTGCCGTCCTGGGTGCGGCTGGTGCGCGGGGCCACGCTGAGCCACGCCTCGCGGGAGTTCGTGCTGGCCGCCCGGGTGCTCGGGGCGCGCGACCTGCGCATCCTGTGGCGGGAGGTCGTGCCGAACGTGGCCGTGCCGGCCTCGTCGTACGCGTTCGTCGGCATGGCCGTGGTGATCGTCGCCGAGGGCAGCCTGGCCTTCCTCGGCCTGTCGGTGCAGGCGCCCACCCCGACCTGGGGCGGGCTCATCAACGAGGGCCGCACGCTCATGGAGACCGCGCCCCACGTGGTGCTGGCGCCGTCGGTCGTGATGTTCCTGACCGTGTTGTCGTTCAACCTGGTCGGCGACCGGCTGCGGGCGCTGACCGACGTGCGGGAGATCGGCCTGGAGCCGGTCCGCCAGGCAGTGGCCGCCGTGCCCGCGCCCGCCGCGCCGCACGCCGTGCGCGACTGCCTGCTCCAGGCCGAGGACGTCCGCACCCACTTCGTCACGCCGCGCGGGCTGGTCAAGGCCGTGGACGGCGTCTCCTTCACCCTGGAACGCGGCCGGACGCTCGCCGTCGTCGGCGAGTCGGGGTCGGGCAAGTCCATGCTGATCCGCTCGATCCTCGGCCTGCTGCCCGGCACGGCGGTGCGCGGCGGCAGCGTCTACCTGTCCGGCGACGACCTGACCGCGCGCTCGCCCGCCGAGATGCGCGCGGTGCTCGGGCCGCGCCTCGGCACCGTCTTCCAGGACCCGATGACCGCGCTCAACCCGGTGCGGACGATCGGCGCCCAGGTCAGCGAGCCGCTGCGGGTGCACCTGCGGATGGGCCGGCGGCGGGCGCGGGAGGAGGCCGCGCGGCTGCTGGCCTCGGTCGGCATCCCCGACCCCGCCCGCACGCTGCGCCGCTACCCGCACCAGCTCTCGGGCGGCATGCGGCAGCGGGTGACCATCGCCATGGCGCTGGCCTGCGGTCCTGACGTGCTGTTCGCCGACGAGCCGACGACCGCGCTCGACGTCACCATCCAGGACCAGGTGCTGCGGCTGCTGCACCGGCTGCGCGAGGAGCGCCACATGGCGGTGGTGCTGGTCAGCCACGACCTGTCGGTGGTGGCGCGGTGGGCGGACGAGGTCATCGTCATGTACGCCGGGCGGGTGGTGGAGCGGGGGCCGGCGGCCGAGGTGTTCGCCCGGCCGCGCATGCCGTACACCGAGGCGCTGCTCCAGGCCGCGCCCCGGCTCGACGACCCGCCGCACCACCGGCTGCGGGTCATCCCCGGCCGGCCGCCGGACCTGGCCGCCCCGCCGCCGGGGTGCGCGTTCGCGCCGCGGTGCCCGTACGCGCGGGAGCGGTGCGCCGCCGAGGCGCCGCCGCTGGTGGACGACGGGCGCGCGTACGCCTGCTGGTACCCGCTGACGGAGGAGGCGCAGAGCATTGGCCGGTAG
- a CDS encoding ABC transporter substrate-binding protein: protein MRRWRTPATLLLAAATLLACSGQRPVAGGPQAGPSSSASGPAQGGRLVYALSADANGFNPITDQFAAQSYSMVTPIIEPLAAVAANGEWKPYLAESITPNKTYDEWTIKVRSGVAFSDGIRLTGDIVKANLEAQKASPLTSAAFGPIKSFALADPMTVTVKLSQPWVAFPYYLTTQTGMIVPPASLSDPRTASLKPVGTGPFLFKEYVPDNRMVVVKNPHYWRQGLPYLDEIEFRILPDSQTRAQTLEAGGVDAIGTSRDEDLAKFGAMKDAYTVHRAAGMAVAESFFLLNTAVPPLDDVRVRKALAYATDRRTFISTLRGGLTQPADGPWSKDSPWYVPGGYPDHDLAKATALIKEVEAAKGPIRVELLSTPDPNTMQSVELAQDMWRKAGVEVTIKQADQADLINRAITGNYQATVWVQFSAQDPDGEYVWMHEAYAKPVGAISLNMSRLKDDKLSKAFDAGRVSADPEVRKQAYATVQQRLRELVPYVFVDHLDTGAIIARTRVHGIGEHTLPDGEKGLPLTGSPIPFHPFTQVWVTQQ, encoded by the coding sequence ATGAGACGCTGGAGAACGCCGGCCACCCTGCTGCTGGCGGCGGCGACGCTGCTGGCCTGCAGCGGGCAGCGCCCGGTGGCCGGCGGGCCGCAGGCGGGGCCCTCGTCGTCGGCGTCCGGGCCCGCGCAGGGCGGGCGGCTGGTGTACGCGCTGAGCGCCGACGCCAACGGGTTCAACCCGATCACCGACCAGTTCGCGGCGCAGAGCTACAGCATGGTCACGCCGATCATCGAGCCGCTGGCGGCCGTGGCCGCGAACGGCGAGTGGAAGCCGTACCTGGCCGAGTCCATCACCCCCAACAAGACGTACGACGAGTGGACGATCAAGGTCAGGTCCGGCGTCGCGTTCTCCGACGGCATCCGGCTGACCGGTGACATCGTCAAGGCCAACCTGGAGGCGCAGAAGGCCTCGCCGCTGACCTCGGCCGCGTTCGGGCCGATCAAGTCGTTCGCGCTGGCCGACCCGATGACCGTCACGGTCAAGCTGTCGCAGCCGTGGGTCGCCTTCCCCTACTACCTGACCACCCAGACCGGCATGATCGTGCCGCCCGCCTCGCTCTCCGACCCGAGGACGGCCAGCCTCAAACCGGTGGGCACCGGGCCGTTCCTGTTCAAGGAGTACGTCCCGGACAACCGCATGGTCGTCGTCAAGAACCCGCACTACTGGCGGCAGGGGCTGCCGTACCTGGACGAGATCGAGTTCCGCATCCTGCCCGACAGCCAGACCCGGGCGCAGACCCTGGAGGCCGGCGGCGTGGACGCCATCGGCACCTCCCGCGACGAGGACCTCGCCAAGTTCGGCGCCATGAAGGACGCCTACACCGTGCACCGGGCCGCCGGGATGGCGGTCGCGGAGTCGTTCTTCCTGCTCAACACCGCCGTGCCGCCGCTCGACGACGTACGCGTGCGCAAGGCCCTCGCCTACGCCACCGACCGCAGGACCTTCATCTCGACCCTGCGCGGCGGGCTGACCCAGCCGGCCGACGGCCCGTGGTCGAAGGACTCCCCCTGGTACGTCCCCGGCGGCTACCCCGACCACGACCTCGCCAAGGCGACCGCCCTGATCAAGGAGGTCGAGGCGGCGAAGGGCCCGATCCGCGTCGAGCTGCTGTCCACCCCCGACCCGAACACCATGCAGAGCGTCGAGCTGGCCCAGGACATGTGGCGCAAGGCCGGCGTCGAGGTGACGATCAAGCAGGCCGACCAGGCCGACCTGATCAACCGCGCGATCACCGGCAACTACCAGGCCACCGTCTGGGTGCAGTTCTCCGCCCAGGACCCCGACGGCGAGTACGTCTGGATGCACGAGGCGTACGCCAAGCCGGTCGGCGCGATCTCGCTCAACATGTCCCGGCTCAAGGACGACAAGCTCAGCAAGGCCTTCGACGCCGGCCGGGTCAGCGCCGACCCCGAGGTGCGCAAGCAGGCGTACGCGACCGTGCAGCAGCGGCTGCGCGAGCTGGTGCCGTACGTGTTCGTCGACCACCTCGACACCGGGGCCATCATCGCGCGGACCCGCGTGCACGGCATCGGCGAGCACACGCTGCCCGACGGCGAGAAGGGGCTGCCGCTGACCGGCTCGCCCATCCCGTTCCACCCGTTCACGCAGGTCTGGGTCACCCAGCAGTGA
- a CDS encoding ABC transporter ATP-binding protein: MAGSGDAHLRPRDEVLLRVRDLVVEFPAGRGPGLALRGGRGPTVSAVAGLSFDLRKGETLGIVGESGCGKSSAARALVQLPPPRSGSVQLDGLELTALRGEALRRTRQRLQMIFQDPISSLNPRRRVRDIVGEGPRVWRLPGDRVDEVLEAVGLDPRTAAERRPHEFSGGQCQRISIARALILEPEVVICDEPVSALDVSVQAQILGLLEDLKARYRLTLVFIAHDLAVVKNVSDRILVMYLGKVCELAPGTELVSRPAHPYTRALLASIPGGGAPPALPAADTLISGEPPSPVEPPSGCRFRTRCPRATERCSLEEPQIRQVGEDHWLACHNPA, translated from the coding sequence TTGGCCGGTAGCGGAGACGCGCACCTGCGGCCGCGTGACGAGGTGCTGCTGCGGGTGCGGGACCTGGTCGTGGAGTTCCCCGCCGGACGCGGGCCGGGCCTCGCCCTTCGCGGCGGGCGCGGCCCTACCGTGAGCGCCGTGGCCGGGCTGAGCTTCGACCTGCGCAAGGGCGAGACGCTGGGCATCGTCGGCGAGTCCGGCTGCGGCAAGTCGAGCGCGGCCCGGGCGCTGGTGCAGCTCCCGCCGCCGCGTTCGGGGTCGGTGCAGCTGGACGGCCTGGAGCTGACCGCGCTGCGCGGCGAGGCCCTGCGCCGCACCCGGCAACGGCTGCAGATGATCTTCCAGGACCCGATCTCCTCGCTCAACCCGCGCCGCCGGGTCCGCGACATCGTCGGCGAGGGCCCGCGCGTGTGGCGGCTGCCCGGCGACCGGGTGGACGAGGTGCTGGAGGCGGTCGGCCTCGACCCGAGGACGGCGGCCGAGCGGCGGCCCCACGAGTTCTCCGGCGGGCAGTGCCAGCGCATCTCCATCGCCCGTGCCCTGATCCTGGAGCCCGAGGTGGTGATCTGCGACGAGCCGGTGTCGGCGCTGGACGTGTCGGTGCAGGCGCAGATCCTCGGCCTGCTGGAGGATCTGAAGGCCCGCTACCGGCTGACGCTGGTGTTCATCGCCCACGACCTGGCGGTGGTGAAGAACGTCAGCGACCGCATCCTGGTGATGTACCTGGGCAAGGTGTGCGAGCTGGCGCCGGGCACGGAGCTGGTCTCCCGGCCCGCGCACCCGTACACGCGGGCCCTGCTGGCCTCCATCCCGGGCGGCGGCGCGCCGCCGGCCCTTCCCGCGGCGGACACGCTGATCAGCGGCGAGCCGCCGTCACCCGTTGAGCCTCCCTCCGGCTGCCGGTTCCGTACGCGCTGCCCGCGCGCCACGGAACGGTGCTCGCTGGAGGAGCCCCAGATCCGGCAGGTCGGCGAGGACCACTGGCTGGCCTGCCACAACCCCGCATAG